From one Streptomyces sp. R41 genomic stretch:
- a CDS encoding MFS transporter codes for MFSSLKIRNYRLFCLGQVVSNTGTWMQRIAQDWLVLSLTGSSAAVGITTALQFLPMLLFGLYGGVLVDRLPKRPALLVTQTAMAVTGLALAFLTLSGHVQVWHVYLAAFAVGLATVVDNPARQSFVSEMVGPGQLQNAVSLNSANFQSARLVGPAVAGLLITGVGTGWAFLFNGLSFVAPIASLLLMRARELHVVERTPRGKGQLREGLQYVASRPELIWPIVLVGFIGTFGFNFPVWLSAYADDIFHAGAGAYSLFNTLMALGSLAGALLAARRGTARLRILIAAAVAFGALEVVAAAAPSLWLFSLLMVPIGIFGLTVNVTANTSVQMATDPAMRGRVMALFMMVFMGGTPLGAPLVGWVTDAYGARVGFALGGLISLAAATTIGLILARIGGLRVSLGWHHGHPHVRFVPKERREEQLAPAA; via the coding sequence ATGTTCAGCTCGCTGAAGATCCGGAACTACCGCCTGTTCTGCCTGGGCCAGGTCGTCTCCAACACCGGCACCTGGATGCAGCGCATCGCCCAGGACTGGCTGGTGCTGAGCCTGACCGGTTCGTCCGCCGCGGTCGGTATCACCACCGCGCTGCAGTTCCTGCCGATGCTGCTTTTCGGGCTGTACGGCGGTGTTCTCGTCGACCGCCTCCCCAAGCGGCCCGCGCTGCTCGTGACGCAGACGGCGATGGCTGTCACCGGCCTCGCGCTCGCCTTCCTCACCCTCTCCGGCCATGTCCAGGTCTGGCACGTCTACCTGGCCGCCTTCGCCGTAGGCCTCGCCACGGTCGTCGACAACCCGGCCCGTCAGTCCTTCGTCTCCGAGATGGTCGGCCCGGGCCAGCTGCAGAACGCGGTCAGCCTGAACTCGGCGAACTTCCAGTCGGCCCGCCTGGTCGGCCCCGCGGTGGCCGGCCTGCTGATCACGGGCGTCGGCACCGGCTGGGCCTTCCTCTTCAACGGCCTGTCCTTCGTGGCCCCCATCGCGAGCCTGCTGCTGATGCGCGCCCGCGAACTGCACGTCGTCGAGCGGACGCCCCGCGGCAAGGGCCAGTTGCGAGAAGGCCTTCAGTACGTGGCGAGCCGCCCGGAGCTGATCTGGCCGATCGTCCTCGTCGGCTTCATCGGCACCTTCGGCTTCAACTTCCCGGTCTGGCTCTCGGCGTACGCGGACGACATCTTCCACGCGGGCGCCGGCGCGTACAGCCTCTTCAACACGCTGATGGCGCTCGGCTCGCTGGCCGGCGCGCTGCTCGCCGCCCGCCGTGGCACGGCCCGGCTGCGCATCCTGATCGCGGCGGCGGTGGCCTTCGGTGCGCTGGAAGTGGTGGCGGCGGCAGCCCCCTCCCTCTGGCTCTTCTCCCTCCTCATGGTCCCGATCGGCATCTTCGGCCTGACGGTCAACGTCACCGCGAACACCTCGGTCCAGATGGCCACCGACCCCGCCATGCGGGGCCGCGTCATGGCCCTGTTCATGATGGTCTTCATGGGCGGTACGCCACTGGGGGCACCCCTGGTCGGCTGGGTCACCGACGCCTACGGCGCCCGAGTCGGCTTCGCCCTCGGCGGCCTGATCTCCTTGGCGGCCGCGACCACGATCGGCCTGATCCTGGCCCGCATCGGCGGCCTCCGCGTCTCCCTCGGCTGGCACCACGGCCACCCGCACGTCCGCTTCGTCCCGAAGGAGCGGCGGGAGGAGCAGCTGGCCCCGGCGGCGTGA
- a CDS encoding MarR family winged helix-turn-helix transcriptional regulator produces the protein MPDLTHGDDEAAVNALRSAVMRLSRRLKHQRVDESLSPTEMSVLGTLARCGTATPGELARKEHVQPPSMTRIVALLEAKGLVRLEPHPEDRRQKVVTQTDKAEAMLEESRRKRNAFLAGLVEALEEDEWAKLREAAPVLEKLAHL, from the coding sequence ATGCCTGACCTCACCCATGGCGACGACGAGGCCGCCGTGAACGCCTTGCGCTCCGCAGTGATGCGGTTGTCGCGTCGACTCAAGCACCAGCGGGTCGACGAGTCGCTGAGCCCCACCGAGATGTCGGTGCTCGGCACCCTGGCCCGCTGTGGCACCGCCACGCCGGGCGAGCTCGCCCGCAAGGAGCATGTGCAGCCGCCCTCGATGACACGCATCGTCGCGCTGCTCGAAGCCAAGGGGCTTGTCAGGCTGGAGCCGCACCCCGAGGACCGGCGCCAGAAGGTCGTCACGCAGACCGACAAGGCCGAAGCGATGCTCGAAGAGAGCCGCCGCAAGCGGAACGCGTTCCTGGCCGGACTGGTCGAGGCCCTCGAGGAGGACGAATGGGCGAAGCTCCGCGAGGCCGCCCCCGTTCTGGAAAAACTCGCCCATCTGTGA
- a CDS encoding ribbon-helix-helix protein, CopG family yields MGTSVLSLRIDGELLNRLRHHAAKRGMSVQDYVVRTLIRDDFDERFQTAVEETEKFYGVR; encoded by the coding sequence ATGGGGACCAGCGTGCTCAGCCTGCGGATAGACGGGGAGCTGCTCAACCGGCTCCGACACCACGCCGCCAAACGCGGAATGAGCGTCCAGGACTATGTCGTCCGGACGCTCATTCGCGATGACTTCGACGAGCGGTTCCAGACCGCGGTCGAGGAGACGGAGAAGTTCTACGGGGTCAGGTGA
- a CDS encoding NCS2 family permease encodes MSTSALTKAPTPEQPEPGPAQGVLDRYFKISERGSSIPREIRGGFATFFAMAYIIVLNPIILGSAKDMYGHHLDNGQLVTATALTAAFTTLLMGVIGNVPIALAAGLGVNTVVALQLAPRMSWPDAMGMVVLAGFIVMLLVATGLRERVMNAVPLGLRKGIAIGIGLFIMLIGLVDSGFVTRIPDVAQTTVPLQLGADGHLNGWPVLVFILGTLFTLALMVRKVPGAILISIVTMTVVAVIIDAVATIPSWGLTTPKWPGNPVATPDFGLVGKVSLFGGFDKVGVLTGILFVFTVLLSTFFDAMGTIMGISDEAKLTDAQGQMPGINKVLFVDGIAVAAGGATSSSATTCFVESTAGVGEGARTGLANVVTGALFAVALFLTPVATMVPSQAATPALIAVGFLIMSHSVKEIDWADYTIAIPAFVTMMMMPFTYSITNGIGMGFITFVVLRLAAGRGREIPIAMYVVSAVFAFYYLMPALGLT; translated from the coding sequence ATGTCCACCTCGGCCCTCACCAAGGCCCCCACCCCGGAGCAGCCGGAGCCCGGCCCCGCGCAGGGCGTCCTGGACCGCTATTTCAAGATCTCCGAGCGGGGTTCCAGCATCCCGCGCGAGATCCGCGGTGGTTTCGCCACCTTCTTCGCGATGGCCTACATCATCGTGCTGAACCCGATCATCCTGGGCAGCGCGAAGGACATGTACGGGCACCACCTGGACAACGGCCAGCTGGTCACCGCGACCGCCCTGACCGCGGCGTTCACCACGCTCCTCATGGGTGTCATCGGCAATGTGCCGATCGCGCTGGCGGCGGGGCTGGGTGTGAACACGGTCGTCGCGCTCCAGCTCGCGCCGCGGATGTCATGGCCGGACGCGATGGGCATGGTCGTCCTCGCCGGCTTCATCGTGATGCTGCTCGTCGCCACCGGTCTGCGTGAGCGTGTCATGAACGCCGTGCCGCTGGGCCTGCGCAAGGGCATCGCGATCGGCATCGGCCTGTTCATCATGCTGATCGGCCTGGTCGACTCCGGCTTCGTCACGCGCATCCCGGACGTCGCGCAGACCACGGTCCCGCTCCAGCTCGGCGCCGACGGTCACCTCAACGGCTGGCCCGTCCTGGTCTTCATCCTCGGCACGCTGTTCACTCTCGCCCTGATGGTGCGCAAGGTGCCCGGAGCGATCCTCATCTCGATCGTCACGATGACGGTCGTCGCGGTGATCATCGACGCCGTCGCCACGATCCCGTCCTGGGGTCTGACCACCCCGAAGTGGCCCGGCAACCCGGTCGCCACCCCGGACTTCGGCCTCGTCGGCAAGGTCAGCCTCTTCGGCGGCTTCGACAAGGTCGGCGTACTGACCGGCATCCTCTTCGTCTTCACGGTCCTGCTGTCGACCTTCTTCGACGCGATGGGCACGATCATGGGCATCAGCGACGAGGCCAAGCTGACCGACGCCCAGGGCCAGATGCCCGGCATCAACAAGGTCCTCTTCGTCGACGGCATCGCGGTCGCCGCGGGCGGCGCCACCTCCTCCTCGGCCACCACCTGCTTCGTGGAGTCCACGGCGGGCGTCGGTGAGGGCGCCCGCACCGGCCTCGCCAACGTCGTCACCGGCGCGCTCTTCGCCGTGGCGCTGTTCCTCACCCCGGTCGCCACGATGGTGCCGTCGCAGGCCGCCACGCCCGCGCTCATCGCGGTGGGCTTCCTGATCATGTCCCACTCGGTCAAGGAGATCGACTGGGCGGACTACACGATCGCCATCCCGGCCTTCGTGACGATGATGATGATGCCGTTCACCTACTCGATCACGAACGGCATCGGCATGGGCTTCATCACCTTCGTGGTGCTGCGCCTGGCCGCCGGCCGTGGCCGCGAGATCCCGATCGCGATGTACGTGGTGTCGGCGGTGTTCGCCTTCTACTACCTGATGCCGGCGCTGGGTCTGACGTAA
- a CDS encoding DUF2530 domain-containing protein: MAKWTPKHEAPEPLEGPVVATITGGTILWFVLFLAQLPFYGWFDDHGHTWWVWTCLAGAGLGLIGIWYVRRRDAAIKRDAAAGPDQAATAAE; this comes from the coding sequence ATGGCGAAGTGGACCCCCAAGCACGAGGCGCCGGAGCCCCTGGAGGGGCCCGTCGTCGCCACCATCACGGGCGGCACGATCCTCTGGTTCGTCCTCTTCCTGGCGCAGCTGCCGTTCTACGGCTGGTTCGACGACCACGGGCACACCTGGTGGGTGTGGACGTGCCTGGCCGGCGCGGGCCTCGGACTGATCGGTATCTGGTACGTCCGGAGGCGTGACGCCGCCATCAAGCGCGACGCGGCCGCCGGCCCGGACCAGGCCGCCACTGCCGCGGAGTAA
- a CDS encoding cation-translocating P-type ATPase has protein sequence MTHIDAGAELDPVHPVPIPASRRSEGLSAAEVAERIARGEVNDVPVRSSRSMGEIVRANVFTRFNAIIGVLWLVMLSVAPFQDSLFGYVIIANTGIGIIQEWRAKKTLDSLAVIGEAKPTVRRAGVAVTVSTSEIVLGDLIEIGPGDKIVVDGTCAEADGLEIDESLLTGEADPVVKQPGDEVMSGSFVVAGGGAFTATKVGREAYAAQLAEEASRFTLVHSELRTGISTILKYVTWMMIPTAIGLVISQLVVKQHGFKDSIARTVGGIVPMVPEGLVLLTSVAFAIGVIRLGRKQCLVQELPAIEGLARVDTVCLDKTGTLTEGGMDVTEVRPLQGADETYVRNVLGALGESDPRPNASLQAIIDAYPDVEEWRCTESLPFSSARKYSGASFSEGNGESSTWLLGAPDVLLPAGDPALAETERLNEAGLRVLLLSRASKDLDDPEVKKGARPTALVVLEQRLRPDAADTLRYFAEQEVRAKVISGDNAVSVGAVAGKLGLTGSVLDARHLPDEKEEMAKSLDKGTVFGRVTPQQKRDMVGALQSRGHTVAMTGDGVNDVLALKDADIGVSMGSGSEATRAVAQIVLLNNSFSTLPSVVAEGRRVIGNITRVATLFLVKTVYSVLLAILVVCWQVEYPFLPRHLTLLSTLTIGVPAFFLALAPNKERAKPHFVRRVMRYSIPGGVIAGVATFVTYLLARHYYTGAGSLDAETSAATLTLFLISMWVLAIIARPYTWWRICLVAAMGGAFLLVLMVPGLQHFFALKLVGTTMPWIAVGISAVAAAALEFLWKWVDRRFPA, from the coding sequence ATGACGCACATCGACGCGGGCGCCGAACTCGATCCCGTTCACCCCGTGCCCATACCCGCCTCGCGGCGGTCGGAGGGGCTGTCCGCCGCCGAGGTGGCCGAGCGGATCGCGCGCGGCGAGGTGAACGACGTCCCCGTGCGCAGCAGCCGCTCGATGGGCGAGATCGTCCGCGCCAACGTCTTCACCCGGTTCAACGCGATCATCGGCGTGCTCTGGCTGGTCATGCTGTCCGTGGCGCCGTTCCAGGACAGCCTCTTCGGGTACGTGATCATCGCCAACACCGGGATCGGCATCATCCAGGAGTGGCGGGCCAAGAAGACCCTGGACTCGCTCGCGGTGATCGGCGAGGCGAAACCGACCGTGCGCAGGGCGGGGGTCGCCGTCACGGTCAGCACCTCCGAGATCGTGCTCGGGGACCTGATCGAGATCGGGCCCGGCGACAAGATCGTCGTCGACGGCACCTGCGCCGAGGCCGACGGCCTGGAGATCGACGAGTCGCTGCTCACCGGTGAGGCCGACCCCGTGGTCAAGCAACCCGGCGACGAGGTGATGTCGGGCAGCTTCGTGGTCGCGGGCGGCGGCGCGTTCACCGCGACGAAGGTGGGACGGGAGGCGTACGCGGCGCAGCTCGCCGAGGAGGCGTCACGGTTCACGCTGGTCCACTCCGAGCTGCGGACCGGTATCTCCACGATCCTCAAGTACGTGACGTGGATGATGATCCCGACCGCGATCGGCCTGGTCATCAGCCAGCTCGTGGTCAAGCAGCACGGCTTCAAGGACTCGATCGCGCGGACGGTCGGCGGGATCGTGCCGATGGTCCCGGAGGGGCTGGTCCTGCTCACCTCCGTCGCCTTCGCGATCGGCGTCATCCGCCTTGGCCGGAAACAGTGCCTCGTGCAGGAACTTCCGGCCATCGAGGGGCTCGCCCGTGTCGACACCGTCTGCCTCGACAAGACCGGCACCCTCACCGAGGGCGGCATGGACGTCACCGAGGTGCGGCCGCTCCAGGGCGCCGACGAGACGTACGTACGCAATGTCCTCGGCGCGCTGGGCGAGTCGGATCCGCGGCCCAACGCCTCCCTGCAGGCGATCATCGACGCCTACCCGGACGTCGAGGAGTGGCGCTGCACCGAGTCGCTGCCGTTCTCGTCGGCCCGCAAGTACAGCGGGGCGTCCTTCAGCGAGGGGAACGGGGAGTCCAGTACATGGCTCCTCGGCGCCCCCGACGTGCTGCTGCCCGCCGGGGACCCGGCACTCGCGGAGACCGAGCGGCTGAACGAGGCGGGCCTGCGGGTGCTGCTGCTCTCCCGGGCCTCCAAGGACCTCGACGACCCGGAGGTCAAGAAGGGCGCCCGGCCCACCGCCTTGGTCGTCCTCGAACAGCGGCTGCGCCCGGACGCGGCGGACACCCTGCGCTACTTCGCCGAGCAGGAGGTCAGGGCGAAGGTCATCTCCGGCGACAACGCGGTGTCGGTGGGCGCGGTGGCCGGGAAGCTCGGGCTCACCGGCTCCGTCCTGGACGCGCGCCACCTCCCCGACGAGAAGGAGGAGATGGCGAAGTCGCTGGACAAGGGCACGGTGTTCGGGCGGGTCACCCCGCAGCAGAAGCGGGACATGGTGGGCGCGCTGCAGTCGCGCGGGCACACGGTGGCGATGACGGGCGACGGCGTGAACGACGTACTCGCCCTGAAGGACGCCGACATCGGTGTCTCGATGGGCTCGGGCTCGGAGGCCACCCGGGCGGTGGCCCAGATCGTCCTCCTCAACAACAGCTTCTCGACGCTGCCCTCGGTGGTCGCGGAGGGCCGCAGGGTCATCGGGAACATCACCCGGGTCGCGACCCTCTTCCTGGTGAAGACGGTCTACTCGGTGCTGCTGGCCATCCTGGTGGTGTGCTGGCAGGTCGAATACCCCTTCCTGCCACGGCACTTGACGCTGCTCTCCACCCTGACGATCGGCGTCCCGGCCTTCTTCCTCGCGCTCGCCCCCAACAAGGAGCGCGCGAAACCCCACTTCGTACGACGGGTGATGCGGTACTCGATCCCTGGCGGGGTCATCGCCGGGGTGGCCACCTTCGTGACGTATCTGCTCGCCCGTCACTACTACACCGGCGCGGGCTCGCTGGACGCGGAGACCAGCGCCGCCACGCTGACGCTCTTCCTGATCTCGATGTGGGTGCTCGCGATCATCGCCCGGCCCTACACCTGGTGGCGGATCTGCCTCGTCGCCGCGATGGGCGGGGCGTTCCTGCTGGTGCTCATGGTGCCGGGCCTGCAGCACTTCTTCGCGCTGAAGCTGGTCGGCACGACGATGCCGTGGATCGCGGTGGGCATCTCGGCGGTGGCGGCGGCCGCCCTGGAGTTCCTGTGGAAGTGGGTCGACCGCCGCTTTCCCGCGTGA
- a CDS encoding sacsin N-terminal ATP-binding-like domain-containing protein, with amino-acid sequence MSKFVRPAAEGADPFGTARLRRGVLDAWATSPARFREDANAEEDLVLGGYRDRLVVELAQNAADAAARAGVPGRLRLTLRDDVLVAANTGAPLDAAGVESLSTLRASAKRDAHDTAVGAVGRFGVGFAAVLAVTDEPAVVGRHGGVRWSLAEARELAGDTARHSPGLGDEIRRRDGHVPLLRLPFAAEGTAPDPYDTVVIMPLRDPAAQDLAERLLQNIDDALLLALPGLEEVVVEIGDADVRTLRRRTEEHGVTLEDSREGTTRYRTISHHGPLDAALLADRPVEERLRPHWSVTWAVPVDSGDGTPGRPRTSPVVHAPTPSDEPLGVPALLIASLPLDTTRRHAALGPLTDFLVERAADAYAELLAAWRPVDTGIIDLVPGPLGKGELDGALRQAILDRLPRTAFLPPAVEPVNAPDAPTEWPETSAAENPVALRPRDAEIVEGAGAETVRVLAEVLPSLLPAGLERRVELRTLGVARVPLTEAVDRLAGLEKDPTWWRSLYDSLAGVDPDRLSGLPVPLADGRTTIGPRQVLLPVPDGPTPDDTWAATSDSLARLGLKVAHPDAAHPLLEKLGALPATPRAVLTTPQVRGAVAASLDDDGGAWDEDAPDAEELADTVLALIRDAGLEPGDEPWLGALALPDDEGELAPAGELVLPGSRFAQVMREDELAFIDSELADRWGEQPLAACGVLANFALVRSTDLVLDPDELEPRDSDFAEPDDAGLLDAVDVWCEDVLDRLPDTPVPPVATEIVAVRDLDLVDDERWPQALALLSQPPLRDAITQPVRVLLPDGTHEIVRPYTAWWLRGHPVLDGRRPAGLRAEGSDPLLHGLYDAADATGFDDEQVLRALGVRTSVAALLGEPGGAAELLDRLADPDRKVSGAQLHALYSALADLDPEQVTLPDELRAVVDGEVRVVDAADAVVVDSPDLLPFTGGVPLLPVRPSRAAELAELFQVRRLSESVTGDVDSEGTEHDVPDSVRVLLGPSTPTSYVEHEELVVDGTELDWRRTRDGVLHAATVEGVAAGLAWAAGQWPRRFEVAALLEDSSRTEELARDRWFD; translated from the coding sequence GTGAGCAAGTTCGTGCGGCCGGCAGCCGAGGGCGCGGACCCGTTCGGGACGGCGCGCCTGCGACGCGGCGTGCTGGACGCCTGGGCGACCAGCCCGGCCCGGTTCCGCGAGGACGCCAACGCCGAGGAAGATCTCGTCCTCGGCGGGTATCGAGACCGGCTCGTCGTCGAGCTCGCTCAGAACGCCGCCGATGCCGCGGCCCGTGCCGGCGTCCCCGGCCGCCTCCGCCTCACCCTCCGCGACGACGTACTCGTCGCCGCCAACACCGGCGCCCCCCTCGACGCGGCCGGCGTCGAATCGCTCTCCACCCTCCGCGCCTCCGCGAAGCGCGACGCGCACGACACGGCCGTCGGCGCCGTCGGACGATTCGGCGTCGGTTTCGCCGCCGTGCTGGCCGTCACGGACGAGCCCGCCGTCGTCGGGCGGCACGGCGGCGTCCGCTGGTCCCTCGCCGAGGCCCGCGAGCTGGCGGGGGACACCGCCCGCCACAGCCCGGGACTCGGGGACGAGATCCGCCGCCGAGACGGTCATGTGCCCCTGCTCCGGCTGCCGTTCGCGGCCGAAGGCACCGCCCCGGACCCGTACGACACCGTCGTGATCATGCCCCTGCGGGACCCCGCCGCCCAGGATCTCGCCGAGCGCCTCCTGCAGAACATCGACGACGCCCTCCTGCTCGCCCTGCCGGGCCTGGAGGAAGTGGTCGTCGAGATCGGGGACGCGGACGTACGCACTCTCCGGCGCCGTACCGAAGAGCATGGCGTCACCCTCGAGGACTCCCGCGAAGGCACCACCCGTTACCGCACCATCTCCCACCACGGACCCCTCGACGCCGCCCTGCTCGCCGACCGTCCGGTCGAGGAGCGGCTGCGTCCGCACTGGTCGGTGACCTGGGCCGTGCCCGTGGACAGCGGCGACGGTACCCCCGGCCGCCCCCGCACCAGCCCCGTCGTGCACGCGCCCACGCCCAGCGACGAGCCCCTCGGCGTCCCCGCCCTGCTCATCGCCTCTCTCCCGCTCGACACCACCCGCCGTCATGCCGCCCTCGGCCCGCTCACCGACTTCCTGGTGGAGCGCGCGGCGGACGCGTACGCCGAACTGCTCGCGGCCTGGCGCCCGGTGGACACCGGGATCATCGACCTCGTGCCCGGCCCGCTCGGCAAGGGCGAGCTGGACGGCGCCCTGCGCCAGGCGATCCTGGACCGGCTGCCGCGCACCGCGTTCCTGCCGCCCGCCGTCGAGCCGGTCAACGCCCCGGACGCCCCCACCGAATGGCCCGAGACCAGCGCCGCGGAGAACCCGGTCGCCCTGCGCCCCCGCGACGCCGAGATCGTCGAGGGCGCCGGAGCCGAGACCGTCCGCGTCCTCGCCGAGGTGCTCCCCAGCCTGCTGCCCGCCGGGCTCGAACGCCGGGTGGAGCTGCGGACGTTGGGGGTCGCGCGGGTGCCCCTCACCGAGGCCGTGGACCGCCTCGCCGGTCTCGAGAAGGACCCGACCTGGTGGCGGAGTCTCTACGACAGCCTCGCCGGGGTCGACCCCGACCGGCTCTCGGGGCTGCCCGTGCCGCTCGCCGACGGGCGCACGACCATCGGCCCCCGGCAGGTCCTGCTGCCGGTTCCCGACGGGCCCACCCCGGACGACACCTGGGCCGCCACCTCCGACTCCCTCGCCCGCCTCGGCCTCAAGGTCGCCCACCCGGACGCCGCCCACCCGCTCCTGGAGAAGCTGGGCGCCCTTCCGGCCACGCCTCGCGCCGTGCTCACCACCCCGCAGGTGCGCGGCGCCGTCGCCGCCTCGCTCGACGACGACGGCGGGGCGTGGGACGAGGACGCGCCGGACGCCGAGGAACTGGCCGACACCGTGCTCGCGCTCATCCGCGACGCAGGCCTCGAACCCGGCGACGAGCCCTGGCTCGGCGCCCTCGCCCTCCCGGACGACGAGGGCGAACTCGCGCCCGCGGGTGAACTGGTGCTGCCCGGCAGCCGGTTCGCGCAGGTCATGCGCGAGGACGAACTCGCCTTCATCGACAGCGAGTTGGCCGACCGCTGGGGCGAACAGCCGCTCGCGGCCTGTGGCGTGCTCGCCAACTTCGCCCTCGTACGCTCCACCGACCTCGTCCTCGACCCGGACGAACTGGAGCCGCGCGACTCCGACTTCGCCGAACCTGATGACGCGGGCCTCCTTGACGCCGTCGACGTGTGGTGCGAGGACGTCCTCGACCGGCTGCCGGACACGCCGGTGCCGCCGGTCGCCACCGAGATCGTCGCCGTACGGGATCTGGACCTGGTGGACGACGAGCGGTGGCCGCAGGCCCTCGCCCTGCTCTCGCAGCCGCCGCTGCGGGACGCGATCACCCAGCCGGTGCGGGTCCTGCTGCCGGACGGCACGCACGAGATCGTCCGGCCGTACACGGCCTGGTGGCTGCGCGGCCATCCCGTCCTCGACGGCCGCCGCCCCGCCGGGCTGCGCGCCGAGGGCAGCGACCCGCTCCTGCACGGCCTGTACGACGCCGCCGACGCCACCGGCTTCGACGACGAGCAGGTGCTGCGGGCGCTCGGCGTGCGTACCTCGGTGGCCGCCCTCCTCGGCGAACCCGGCGGCGCCGCCGAGCTCCTCGACCGGCTCGCCGACCCCGACCGGAAGGTCTCCGGCGCCCAACTGCACGCCCTCTACAGCGCGTTGGCCGACCTCGACCCCGAGCAGGTGACCCTGCCGGACGAGCTGCGGGCCGTCGTCGACGGTGAGGTGCGCGTCGTGGACGCCGCCGACGCCGTGGTCGTCGACTCGCCCGACCTGCTGCCCTTCACCGGTGGGGTGCCGCTGCTTCCCGTACGGCCGTCGCGCGCGGCCGAGCTCGCCGAGCTGTTCCAGGTGCGGCGGCTGAGTGAGTCCGTCACCGGGGACGTGGACTCCGAGGGCACCGAACACGACGTACCGGACTCCGTACGGGTGTTGCTCGGCCCGTCGACCCCCACCTCGTACGTCGAACACGAGGAACTCGTCGTCGACGGCACCGAACTCGACTGGCGGCGTACCCGCGACGGCGTGCTGCACGCCGCCACCGTGGAGGGCGTCGCGGCCGGACTCGCCTGGGCGGCCGGCCAGTGGCCGCGCCGCTTCGAGGTCGCGGCCCTCCTGGAGGACTCGTCCCGCACAGAGGAACTGGCCCGGGACCGCTGGTTCGACTGA
- a CDS encoding DUF3027 domain-containing protein, which yields MSAATTRSRTPDRLCAEAVDLARAAAEEAAAPGIVGAHVGLVSEGDRVVTHFFECEELGYRGWRWAVTVARASRAKFVTLDETVLLPGNDALLAPEWVPWSERLRPGDMGPGDLLPTDAEDLRLEPGFTGEDEPPPNSPVSEEMAELVEAEDAEVAGGTPATLPVAPRRGSIAAVAEELGLRRARVLSRYGLHVAADRWEEGYGPKTAMAQAAPASCVSCGFLNPIGGSLGQAFGVCANEFSPADGHVVSLSYGCGGHSEAAVMPKPPRPAPPVIDETRVDPFPLRPSPDSGSVSITTDESAELGHS from the coding sequence GTGAGCGCAGCGACAACGCGAAGCCGCACCCCCGACCGCCTGTGCGCCGAGGCCGTCGACCTCGCCCGCGCCGCCGCCGAGGAGGCCGCCGCACCCGGCATCGTCGGCGCGCACGTGGGGCTGGTCTCCGAGGGGGACCGCGTTGTCACGCACTTCTTCGAGTGCGAGGAGCTGGGCTACCGCGGCTGGCGCTGGGCCGTGACCGTGGCCCGCGCCTCCCGGGCGAAGTTCGTCACGCTCGACGAGACGGTCCTGCTGCCCGGCAACGACGCTCTCCTCGCCCCCGAGTGGGTGCCGTGGAGCGAGCGCCTGCGGCCCGGCGACATGGGGCCGGGGGACCTGCTGCCCACGGATGCCGAGGATCTCCGCCTCGAGCCCGGTTTCACCGGCGAGGACGAGCCGCCGCCGAACTCGCCCGTCTCGGAGGAGATGGCCGAGCTGGTGGAGGCGGAGGACGCGGAGGTCGCGGGCGGGACGCCGGCGACGCTGCCGGTCGCGCCTCGGCGGGGCTCGATCGCCGCCGTGGCGGAGGAGCTGGGGTTGCGCCGTGCCCGCGTCCTGTCCCGGTACGGGCTGCATGTCGCGGCCGACCGGTGGGAGGAGGGGTACGGGCCGAAGACCGCGATGGCGCAGGCCGCGCCCGCGTCGTGCGTCAGCTGTGGCTTCCTCAACCCCATCGGGGGCTCGCTCGGACAGGCGTTCGGTGTCTGCGCCAATGAGTTCTCGCCCGCCGACGGGCACGTCGTCTCGCTCTCCTACGGTTGCGGCGGCCACTCCGAAGCCGCGGTCATGCCGAAGCCTCCGCGCCCGGCTCCGCCGGTGATCGACGAAACCCGGGTGGATCCCTTCCCGCTGCGCCCCTCCCCGGATTCCGGTTCGGTCTCGATCACGACCGACGAGTCGGCGGAACTCGGCCACTCGTAG